A stretch of the Psychroserpens sp. Hel_I_66 genome encodes the following:
- a CDS encoding efflux RND transporter periplasmic adaptor subunit gives MSKKTKIILAIVVLVLIALVAGKSMGLFGKKGNIKEVEFKKVTLVDIVETVSATGKIQPEVEVKISSEVSGEILDLPFKEGQQVNKGDLLVRVNPDLIQSAVSRSQASYQNVRAGLEQAEASLKEAKANYDRSKSLFDKGVISKSEWDRAIAAYETAQASKSSAYYSVQSAAATVNEAKDNLGRTTIYAPMSGTISLLNVELGERVVGTQQMAGTEILRVANLNNMEVEVDVNENDIVKVQIGDSTIVEVDAYLKKEFKGIVTEIANSAASTLTADQVTNFRVKVRILEESYQDLMQGKPDSYSPFRPGMTATVDIITNKKNNSIAVPISAIVIKTASEMTDKKSDGKAALPEDGSFGDEEKFECVFINDNGVAKLEKVKTGIQDDTNIEIISGVSDGTEIITGPYNMVSKTLKPGDKVEAKSDVSKPENISEE, from the coding sequence ATGAGTAAAAAAACTAAAATCATTCTTGCAATTGTTGTGCTTGTACTTATTGCCTTAGTTGCAGGAAAATCTATGGGATTATTCGGTAAGAAAGGAAATATTAAAGAGGTAGAATTTAAAAAGGTGACTTTAGTTGATATTGTTGAAACTGTTTCTGCAACAGGGAAAATACAACCAGAAGTTGAAGTCAAAATTTCCAGTGAAGTTTCTGGAGAAATTCTTGATCTTCCGTTTAAGGAAGGACAACAAGTAAATAAAGGAGATCTTTTAGTTCGCGTAAATCCAGATCTTATTCAGTCTGCAGTAAGTAGATCACAAGCCTCATACCAGAATGTAAGAGCAGGTTTAGAGCAAGCAGAAGCGTCTCTCAAGGAGGCAAAAGCAAATTATGATAGAAGTAAATCGTTGTTTGACAAAGGTGTTATTTCAAAATCTGAATGGGACCGAGCAATTGCTGCTTATGAAACTGCCCAGGCATCAAAAAGTTCGGCTTATTATAGTGTGCAAAGTGCAGCAGCAACCGTAAATGAAGCTAAAGACAACTTAGGCAGGACTACTATATATGCGCCAATGAGCGGGACTATTTCACTTCTCAATGTTGAATTAGGTGAGCGCGTCGTTGGTACGCAACAAATGGCAGGTACAGAAATTTTAAGAGTAGCAAATCTCAATAATATGGAAGTTGAGGTAGACGTTAACGAAAATGATATTGTAAAAGTACAAATCGGTGATTCTACCATTGTTGAGGTCGATGCTTATTTAAAAAAGGAATTTAAAGGGATTGTTACAGAAATTGCAAATTCTGCAGCAAGTACCCTTACAGCAGATCAAGTAACAAATTTTAGGGTTAAAGTAAGAATTTTAGAAGAGTCTTACCAAGATTTAATGCAAGGTAAACCAGATAGCTATTCTCCATTTAGACCAGGAATGACCGCAACAGTTGATATCATTACCAATAAAAAAAATAATTCTATTGCTGTTCCAATTAGCGCTATTGTAATTAAGACAGCGTCTGAAATGACAGATAAAAAAAGTGATGGGAAAGCAGCACTTCCCGAAGATGGAAGTTTTGGAGATGAAGAGAAATTTGAGTGTGTGTTCATTAATGATAACGGTGTAGCAAAATTAGAAAAAGTAAAAACCGGAATTCAAGATGATACAAATATTGAAATAATTTCTGGTGTAAGCGATGGTACCGAAATCATCACAGGACCTTATAATATGGTCTCAAAAACATTAAAGCCAGGCGATAAGGTTGAAGCAAAGAGCGACGTATCTAAACCTGAAAATATTTCCGAAGAATAA
- a CDS encoding efflux RND transporter periplasmic adaptor subunit, translated as MKRTRTVILLILIVVVFGGALFYLWQKNQEDPIKYTSESPTEQTIVVKTVATGSIVPKEEILIKPNISGVIEEIFIDAGEYVKQGDLIAQIRVIPNVSSLTSAKNNIASNQTAFQTAKINLQTQQSNYDRQKALFDKGVISANDFEGVKNTYLQTKQAVEQARINVNSANQNYDIIKTGTTSGLGNIAQTQVRATVSGMVLDVPVKAGNQVIEANNFNEGTSIASLADVKKMIFEGKVDESEVGKIKEGLPLEITVGAIEDEKFDAVLDYIAPKGVAENGAIQFAIKGTLKQIDSTFIRAGLSANASIILEKAENVLAIKEALVQYDKETKKPYVEIVTGDQEFERRDVELGISDGIFVEVKSGITKDDKIKVWNQIQGIPKYAQ; from the coding sequence ATGAAAAGAACAAGAACTGTAATATTATTGATTTTAATCGTCGTCGTATTTGGAGGCGCATTATTTTATTTATGGCAAAAAAATCAAGAGGACCCAATAAAATATACTTCGGAAAGCCCAACCGAGCAAACCATAGTCGTAAAGACAGTAGCAACTGGTAGTATTGTTCCGAAGGAAGAAATTTTAATCAAGCCAAACATTTCTGGAGTTATTGAGGAGATATTTATTGACGCAGGAGAATATGTGAAGCAAGGTGACTTAATTGCGCAAATTAGGGTAATCCCTAATGTGTCTTCTTTAACCAGTGCAAAAAACAATATAGCCTCAAATCAAACTGCTTTTCAAACTGCAAAAATCAATTTACAAACGCAACAATCTAATTATGATAGACAAAAAGCTTTGTTTGATAAAGGTGTGATTTCAGCAAATGATTTTGAAGGTGTGAAAAATACATATTTACAGACCAAGCAAGCGGTCGAGCAGGCTAGGATCAATGTGAATTCTGCAAATCAAAATTATGATATCATAAAAACAGGTACTACGAGCGGTTTGGGTAACATTGCTCAAACGCAAGTTAGAGCTACGGTTTCTGGGATGGTTTTAGATGTGCCTGTAAAAGCTGGTAACCAAGTTATTGAAGCAAATAATTTCAATGAAGGGACATCAATAGCGTCTCTCGCAGATGTTAAAAAAATGATTTTTGAAGGGAAGGTTGATGAGAGTGAAGTAGGTAAAATAAAAGAAGGTTTACCTTTAGAAATTACCGTTGGAGCCATTGAAGATGAAAAGTTTGATGCGGTTTTAGACTACATTGCACCCAAAGGAGTAGCAGAAAACGGAGCTATTCAATTTGCAATAAAAGGAACTTTAAAACAAATAGATTCTACTTTTATTAGAGCAGGATTGAGTGCGAATGCTTCTATTATTTTAGAAAAAGCAGAAAACGTTCTTGCAATTAAAGAAGCGTTGGTTCAATATGACAAAGAAACTAAAAAACCTTATGTGGAAATTGTAACGGGTGATCAGGAATTTGAACGTAGGGATGTAGAATTAGGAATTAGTGACGGTATTTTTGTTGAGGTTAAAAGTGGAATTACTAAAGATGACAAAATCAAGGTTTGGAATCAAATTCAAGGAATTCCAAAATACGCCCAATAA
- a CDS encoding TolC family protein — protein sequence MKKIISIIIVFITISSQAQTKKWTLIECVQYALENNISVKQSELDLATTDIDKLTAIGNFLPSLNLGSSISENTGLSFNPVTNNAQTTTFLSVTGNVNVGYTLFDGLRNVRTLQRAEISKLASQYRLDKMKDDISLFVANGYLTVILNKANLEVLKSQNAVTQEQIDRTEQLVEAGSLPRGDLLEIKAIDASEKQNIINAENNITISLISLAQLLLIKDYENFDIEDEGYDIVDGGIADKSISEILSKAKETRSEIKIAEQDVELAKKDLQIARGANYPTLRAFFGYDTRYTNATSFIQVTDPDNPSVTQEIGVVEGTGQSVVGTFPNTVARQVGADPFLDQLYQNDGIGYGLSLNIPIFNGFSTKGNIKRSKINLQRSEYQLEQAELDLESNVYQAYVDAKGAFKSFEAAEIALESQQLAYDYAKERYDVGLTNAFDFSQSKLRFDNAKIEVNRAKYDYIFKLKVLELYFGIPATELKF from the coding sequence ATGAAAAAAATAATAAGCATAATCATTGTTTTTATAACAATAAGTTCTCAAGCTCAAACTAAGAAATGGACACTTATTGAATGTGTTCAGTACGCGTTGGAAAACAATATTTCTGTTAAACAAAGCGAACTAGACTTAGCAACTACAGATATAGATAAGCTTACTGCAATAGGTAACTTTTTACCATCATTAAATTTAGGCAGTAGTATTTCAGAAAATACAGGACTTAGTTTTAACCCGGTAACAAACAATGCACAAACCACTACATTTTTATCGGTCACTGGAAATGTAAATGTAGGGTATACTCTTTTTGACGGTTTAAGAAATGTGAGAACTTTACAACGTGCCGAAATTTCTAAATTGGCAAGCCAGTACCGTTTGGATAAAATGAAGGATGATATTTCTCTTTTTGTAGCCAATGGATATTTAACGGTTATTTTAAATAAAGCAAATCTGGAAGTTTTAAAATCTCAAAATGCGGTAACACAAGAGCAGATAGACCGAACAGAACAGTTAGTTGAAGCAGGATCTTTGCCAAGAGGCGACCTCCTTGAAATTAAAGCTATAGACGCTAGTGAGAAACAAAATATAATTAATGCTGAAAATAATATTACCATATCACTCATTAGTCTTGCGCAATTATTGTTAATTAAGGATTATGAGAATTTTGATATTGAAGATGAAGGGTACGATATTGTTGATGGTGGAATAGCAGATAAAAGTATTTCAGAAATTTTGTCTAAAGCTAAAGAGACACGCTCTGAAATTAAGATTGCAGAGCAAGATGTAGAATTGGCTAAAAAAGATTTACAGATTGCAAGAGGAGCTAATTATCCAACATTGAGAGCATTTTTTGGATATGATACGAGATATACCAATGCTACGTCGTTTATTCAGGTAACAGATCCAGATAATCCATCTGTAACGCAAGAAATTGGTGTAGTGGAGGGTACTGGTCAATCTGTAGTGGGTACATTTCCTAATACAGTTGCTCGTCAAGTTGGAGCAGATCCATTTCTTGATCAATTGTACCAAAATGATGGTATTGGTTATGGGTTAAGTTTAAACATTCCTATTTTTAATGGATTTTCAACAAAAGGAAACATTAAAAGAAGTAAGATAAATTTACAACGTAGCGAGTATCAATTAGAACAGGCAGAGTTAGATTTAGAATCAAATGTTTACCAAGCTTATGTGGATGCAAAAGGAGCTTTCAAATCTTTTGAAGCTGCAGAAATTGCTTTAGAGTCCCAGCAGTTGGCTTATGATTATGCAAAGGAACGTTATGACGTAGGGTTAACAAACGCTTTTGATTTTAGTCAATCTAAGCTTAGATTTGACAATGCTAAAATAGAAGTAAATCGTGCCAAATACGATTATATATTTAAGTTGAAGGTTCTTGAATTATATTTTGGGATACCAGCTACAGAATTAAAGTTTTAA
- a CDS encoding ABC transporter permease, with the protein MFSRDRWDEILEALNANKFRTFLTAFGVFWGITILVLLLALTNGLKNGVTADFGDFATNSMFMWTQGTSKPYKGLPKGRNFNYKIGDVAAIKSEVPNIKYVSPRNQLGGYNGANNVIRGTKTGAFEIYGDYPEYIKQQPMDILQGRFISYSDIESKRKICIIGTGVERGLYDKGEEILGTYIKINGVNFLVVGTFKMSNSQGDGEQDASTIYIPFTTFGQAFNRGENVGWMAITAEDGTTITSLKQQIFDLMKSRHKVHPDDERAIGHFDLSEQFGRVNGLFSILTLVGYFVGALVLMSGIIGISNIMLIVVKERTKEIGVRRALGASPWMIKSQILQESLILTILSGMVGISFAAFVIWLMNTILDSVGTVENFANPSVSMQVVFTALLILVFSGVLAGLIPANSATKMKPVDALRIE; encoded by the coding sequence ATGTTTAGCAGAGACCGTTGGGACGAAATATTAGAAGCATTAAATGCAAATAAGTTTAGAACTTTTTTGACAGCATTTGGTGTGTTTTGGGGAATTACAATACTTGTCCTATTGTTAGCATTAACCAACGGGCTTAAAAATGGAGTAACTGCAGATTTTGGTGATTTCGCAACCAACTCCATGTTTATGTGGACGCAAGGCACATCTAAACCATACAAAGGCTTACCAAAAGGACGTAACTTTAACTACAAAATAGGTGATGTTGCAGCTATAAAATCTGAAGTTCCAAATATCAAATATGTATCTCCAAGAAACCAGTTAGGAGGTTACAATGGAGCAAACAATGTTATAAGAGGTACTAAAACAGGTGCCTTTGAGATTTATGGTGATTATCCAGAATATATTAAACAGCAACCAATGGATATTCTTCAGGGTCGTTTTATAAGTTATTCAGATATTGAATCAAAACGTAAAATATGTATTATTGGCACTGGAGTTGAACGTGGACTTTACGATAAAGGCGAAGAGATTTTAGGAACTTACATAAAAATCAACGGTGTTAATTTTTTGGTCGTTGGTACTTTTAAAATGAGTAATAGTCAAGGTGATGGCGAACAAGATGCAAGTACAATTTATATTCCGTTTACAACATTCGGACAAGCATTTAACAGAGGCGAAAATGTAGGTTGGATGGCTATAACTGCGGAAGACGGAACAACAATTACCTCTCTAAAACAGCAAATTTTTGATCTAATGAAGTCAAGGCATAAAGTGCATCCAGATGATGAGCGAGCAATTGGTCATTTTGACTTATCAGAGCAATTTGGACGCGTGAATGGATTGTTTTCAATTTTAACGCTTGTAGGTTATTTTGTTGGAGCATTGGTGCTTATGTCTGGAATAATTGGTATTAGTAATATAATGCTAATCGTTGTGAAAGAGCGTACCAAAGAAATTGGCGTTAGACGAGCTTTAGGGGCTTCTCCTTGGATGATCAAATCTCAAATTTTACAGGAAAGTCTAATATTGACGATATTATCTGGTATGGTAGGTATCTCATTTGCAGCATTTGTAATTTGGCTAATGAATACTATTTTGGACAGCGTTGGCACTGTAGAAAATTTTGCCAACCCAAGTGTGAGTATGCAAGTCGTATTCACTGCCTTGTTAATATTAGTTTTTTCTGGAGTTTTAGCAGGATTGATTCCAGCTAATAGTGCGACCAAAATGAAGCCAGTAGATGCACTAAGAATAGAATAA